A window of Mucilaginibacter paludis DSM 18603 contains these coding sequences:
- a CDS encoding acyltransferase family protein, producing MSTETLNPQVKLNQRLLSLDVFRGLTVACMILVNNPGDWAHIYSPLEHSAWNGCTPTDLIFPFFLFIVGVSIVYSMGTKKTDPAQHGKLVLTILKRSLILFCLALFLSLYPKFNFHTLRIPGVLQRIAVVFGICGIIFLKTERKTQLILFWLFLIVYYLLMTLVPVPGVGYANLQPETNLGAWIDRTVIGNVHLWKESVTWDPEGILGTMPATSTGLFGILVGTWLKRKDVDESTKVAWLFCTGIGAVILGLLWDLFFPINKALWTSSFVLYAGGLATLGLTLFYWIIDVQGYKKFTKPFVVYGVNAITVFCFSSIIVRTLNLIHVTEKQVTLSQYLYQTLFTPYLSPINASLAWAVSFNLFWLVILWWMYKKKIILKV from the coding sequence ATGTCAACAGAAACTCTTAATCCTCAGGTAAAACTAAACCAACGGCTTTTATCGCTTGATGTATTTCGGGGCCTAACCGTTGCCTGTATGATATTGGTTAATAATCCCGGAGACTGGGCGCATATTTATTCGCCCCTGGAGCATTCGGCCTGGAACGGCTGCACACCAACCGATCTTATTTTTCCATTCTTTTTATTTATCGTAGGCGTATCTATCGTTTATTCGATGGGGACAAAGAAAACAGACCCGGCGCAGCACGGTAAACTTGTGTTGACTATATTAAAACGAAGCTTAATTTTATTTTGCCTGGCTTTGTTTTTATCCTTATACCCTAAATTCAACTTTCATACCTTGCGTATACCAGGTGTACTACAGCGCATAGCTGTGGTTTTTGGTATTTGCGGCATCATATTCTTAAAAACAGAGCGTAAAACGCAGCTGATACTCTTCTGGCTGTTTTTAATTGTTTACTATCTTTTGATGACGCTTGTTCCGGTACCGGGAGTTGGCTACGCCAACCTGCAGCCCGAAACCAATTTAGGCGCCTGGATTGACCGGACAGTGATAGGCAATGTACACTTGTGGAAAGAATCGGTAACCTGGGACCCCGAAGGTATACTGGGCACCATGCCAGCCACATCGACAGGTTTATTCGGTATACTGGTTGGCACCTGGCTTAAACGGAAAGATGTTGACGAGAGTACAAAAGTAGCATGGTTGTTTTGCACAGGCATAGGGGCAGTTATACTGGGTTTGCTTTGGGATTTGTTTTTCCCGATTAACAAGGCTTTATGGACAAGCTCTTTTGTATTATATGCCGGTGGACTGGCCACACTCGGCCTGACCTTATTTTATTGGATAATTGATGTGCAGGGTTATAAAAAATTCACCAAGCCTTTTGTGGTATATGGCGTAAATGCCATCACTGTATTTTGCTTCTCCAGCATTATTGTGCGTACCTTAAACCTGATCCACGTGACCGAAAAACAGGTTACCCTGAGCCAGTACCTGTATCAAACTTTGTTTACACCATACCTATCGCCCATCAACGCCTCGTTAGCATGGGCTGTTTCCTTCAATTTATTCTGGCTTGTTATTTTGTGGTGGATGTATAAGAAAAAGATTATTCTAAAGGTATAA
- a CDS encoding SDR family oxidoreductase: protein MKTVLITGANKSIGFETARQLLHQGYYVYLGCRDIQKGEQAVSLLHTEGLNEVEALEIDVDHAESIKAARQVLGQKINALDVLINNAGIHGSFPQLPLETDVSIFKQVFETNFFGVIAVTQAFIDLLRLSPQPRIVNVTSGLGSLTLQDDPAWKYYAVKPTAYVASKAALNAYTIALAYNLHDTTFKVNAVDPGYTATDFNNHSGPGTVPDAAARVVKTATLGPDGPTGQFFSDDNAPDTGISPW from the coding sequence ATGAAAACCGTACTGATAACAGGAGCAAACAAAAGCATTGGTTTTGAAACAGCCAGGCAATTATTACATCAAGGCTATTATGTATACCTGGGCTGCAGGGATATACAAAAAGGAGAGCAGGCAGTTAGCTTGTTACATACAGAGGGTTTAAACGAGGTAGAGGCTTTAGAGATTGATGTAGATCATGCCGAATCGATAAAGGCCGCCCGCCAGGTGCTTGGCCAAAAAATTAATGCGCTGGATGTGCTGATCAATAACGCGGGTATACATGGAAGTTTTCCGCAGTTGCCACTCGAAACCGATGTAAGCATATTTAAGCAGGTTTTTGAAACCAATTTTTTTGGCGTGATAGCCGTAACACAGGCGTTTATTGATTTGTTGAGATTATCGCCCCAACCCAGGATAGTTAACGTGACTTCGGGCCTGGGTTCGCTAACGCTTCAAGACGATCCGGCGTGGAAATATTATGCTGTTAAGCCCACAGCCTATGTTGCCTCTAAAGCGGCCCTCAACGCTTATACTATTGCGCTGGCTTATAACCTGCACGATACCACGTTTAAGGTAAACGCTGTTGACCCGGGTTATACAGCTACCGATTTTAATAACCACTCCGGCCCCGGAACCGTTCCTGACGCTGCTGCGCGGGTAGTAAAAACCGCCACTTTAGGGCCTGATGGTCCAACAGGCCAGTTTTTTAGTGATGACAATGCGCCGGACACGGGTATTAGTCCGTGGTAA
- a CDS encoding DeoR/GlpR family DNA-binding transcription regulator: protein MLKKERHALIIKEINLHNKVLSSDLALQLNVSEDTIRRDLNEMDEAGEIVKVHGGALSKSYHYPFQHNDIYAGDSKKTIAEKAIDLITDGMVVLTGGGTTMIEMVRMLPKTLTATIFTISPLVALQLADHPLITVILIGGHFSKNSQVCIGTQVVSYLNEIRFDVCFLGTNGISIGEGVTDSDLDIVQVKKAMINASNKLVIMCIAEKLNSVQRMRVCNLHQINYLITDVSPDESLLQAYRRENIQLY from the coding sequence ATGCTTAAAAAAGAGAGACACGCATTGATCATAAAAGAGATAAACCTGCATAATAAGGTACTCTCATCCGACCTGGCTTTACAGCTAAACGTATCGGAAGATACCATCAGGCGGGATCTGAATGAAATGGATGAAGCTGGTGAAATAGTTAAGGTACATGGTGGCGCCTTATCTAAATCTTACCATTATCCTTTTCAGCATAATGATATTTATGCAGGCGATTCTAAAAAAACAATTGCCGAAAAAGCGATCGACCTGATTACGGATGGCATGGTTGTTTTAACCGGCGGCGGCACCACCATGATAGAAATGGTGCGCATGTTACCCAAAACTTTAACGGCTACTATTTTCACTATCAGCCCTTTGGTTGCATTACAGCTGGCAGACCACCCGCTCATTACTGTAATTTTAATAGGTGGGCATTTTTCTAAAAACTCGCAGGTATGTATAGGTACCCAGGTAGTGAGTTACTTAAATGAAATACGCTTTGATGTTTGTTTTTTAGGCACAAACGGCATTTCGATAGGTGAGGGTGTTACCGACTCGGATCTTGATATTGTACAGGTTAAAAAAGCTATGATCAACGCTTCAAACAAGTTGGTGATTATGTGCATTGCCGAAAAACTAAACTCGGTACAACGCATGCGTGTTTGCAACCTTCACCAGATTAATTACCTGATAACCGATGTGAGTCCCGACGAAAGCTTATTGCAGGCGTACCGAAGGGAGAATATACAGCTCTATTAA